The following are encoded together in the Hydractinia symbiolongicarpus strain clone_291-10 chromosome 14, HSymV2.1, whole genome shotgun sequence genome:
- the LOC130625706 gene encoding peroxidasin homolog pxn-2-like — MLENGCSLVGEERGDENPPLNTMHTLWVREHNRIADNLRNVNPNWRGDLVFQHSRKIVGAIFQHIVYNEFVPLLANLKRYTGYKSSVNPSISNAFANAAFRFGHTLIPNSFARLNKNFDHAKPDLSLQESFRNILPVREDGIEPLMFGLLKNQSQDFDTDFAFGIARRLFVPVGSKEYRDLTALNIQRGRDHGLPTYGAFRKFCKLESVTRFSQLRGIIRSSAISKLKRLYSSPNEIDLFAAGSSEIPLKGKLLGPTFSCLVKDQFERTRDGDRFFYQRRAVFSQAQLNEIKKVTFARVLCDNLKDIVSIQRDVFQALNNGKKRVECGNIRGINFRKWFTGGLSSPEGATTVKPQPYYRPGNYYRRQYSPGRYYRKRFSRERKFRGRYSGGRKFRGRYSGGRKFRGRYSRGRKFRGRYSRGRKFRGRYSRGYHFG; from the coding sequence ATGCTAGAAAACGGATGTTCATTGGTCGGCGAAGAGCGAGGGGATGAGAATCCACCTTTGAATACAATGCATACACTTTGGGTAAGAGAACACAACAGAATTGCTGATAATCTAAGAAATGTGAATCCAAATTGGAGAGGGGATCTTGTATTTCAACACAGTCGGAAGATTGTTGGAGCTATATTTCAACATATAGTTTATAATGAGTTTGTGCCACTTCTTGCTAACCTTAAAAGATACACTGGCTATAAAAGCAGTGTTAATCCAAGCATCTCAAATGCATTTGCAAACGCAGCATTTCGATTTGGTCACACTTTGATTCCGAATTCTTTTGCCCGattgaataaaaattttgatcatGCCAAGCCTGATTTATCATTGCAAGAatctttcagaaatattttgccAGTTCGCGAAGATGGAATTGAACCATTAATGTTTGGCTTACTTAAAAACCAATCTCAAGATTTTGACACAGATTTCGCATTTGGAATTGCAAGGCGATTGTTTGTGCCTGTTGGAAGCAAGGAATACAGAGATCTGACGGCATTAAACATACAACGTGGAAGAGACCATGGTCTTCCAACTTACGGAGCATTTAGAAAATTTTGCAAGTTGGAATCTGTAACACGTTTTTCACAGCTACGCGGAATCATTCGTTCCAGCGCTATATCGAAACTTAAAAGGCTTTACAGTAGTCCTAACGAAATTGATCTGTTTGCAGCTGGTTCAAGCGAAATCCCACTAAAAGGCAAGCTTCTTGGTCCAACATTTAGTTGTTTAGTGAAGGATCAATTTGAAAGAACTCGAGATGGTGATCGATTCTTTTATCAACGAAGGGCTGTATTTAGTCAAGCTCAACTTAATGAAATCAAAAAAGTCACGTTTGCCAGAGTCCTATGCGATAATTTAAAGGATATTGTATCAATACAGAGAGACGTATTTCAGGCTCTTAACAATGGAAAGAAAAGAGTTGAATGCGGAAATATACGTGGAATTAATTTTAGGAAGTGGTTTACTGGCGGATTAAGTAGTCCTGAAGGCGCTACTACCGTGAAACCTCAGCCATACTATCGTCCTGGAAACTACTACCGTCGACAATACTCACCTGGACGATATTATCGTAAACGATTTTCTCGTGAAAGAAAATTTCGTGGACGATATTCTGGTGGAAGAAAATTTCGTGGACGATATTCTGGTGGAAGAAAATTTCGTGGACGATATTCTCGTGGAAGAAAATTTCGTGGACGATATTCTCGTGGAAGAAAATTTCGTGGACGATATTCTCGTGGATATCATTTTGGTTAA